Proteins from a genomic interval of Lolium perenne isolate Kyuss_39 chromosome 1, Kyuss_2.0, whole genome shotgun sequence:
- the LOC127301282 gene encoding nibrin homolog, with product MVWALTPVVTARGAQKYYISAAGTYTVGRKGCDITQTDTSMSRVHAEIAVEKMVAWDPQSGAPASPSCVSLVDRSKYGTFVNKVQGSQGSRLRKDEDVMLSDGDLLTFGTGNTTFRLSFVPIVVFFHGKKSARIDRSLQAAMTSIGAYVTRKWNDACTHVLVDESSPLTPELLDAIVTKKTIILGSWFKAIAEKNIHAEIPSCTQYIPNLTLDGMDIKMVENKLMENCIEGHTFILGSSEKYKFGEKIQALLELAGAKYLNIEEYCADSENSGTGENDQQILLVPAKSPLEFSKIRALTPLAKVTDVKLFAAILSGRLEAAAIEPPAFIITSSETTDETIVADSDVETDTAISDHTVGASKSEHHIQHISDNKAEGKVISGTNAANLGEAEVNTSIHVDLEKDKISESMEEDVQVIEKTAIPRFKAGGEDVQVINKVLEDENIDTTREKTSHAVFVNKALKDENLGTSGEETCHVIFSQNLIVKRVLRPARAASAKTGGINFKRFKKRETVSGNSFRALIPFAREPYRESDQEKGTLTDFMREEKRRKQMESIAEDLFNNQKPKKKAAAGSSIQTLLTCCR from the exons ATGGTCTGGGCGCTGACCCCCGTCGTCACAGCGCGCG GGGCGCAGAAGTACTACATCTCCGCCGCCGGGACGTACACGGTCGGCCGCAAAG GTTGCGATATCACGCAAACGGACACATCCATGTCCCGAGTGCATGCGGAGATCGCAGTTGAAAAGATGGTTGCCTGGGATCCACAGTCTGGTGCTCCAGCCAGCCCTTCATGTGTTAGTCTAGTTGACCGCTCAAAATACGGCACATTTGTCAACAAGGTACAAGGATCCCAGGGCAGCCGGCTACGTAAAGATGAAGACGTGATGCTTAGCGATGGAGATCTTTTGACTTTTGGAACTGGCAACACAACCTTCAG GTTGTCCTTTGTCCCCATAGTGGTATTTTTTCATGGCAAAAAGTCAGCACGAATTGATCGATCATTGCAGGCAGCAATGACATCTATTG GTGCATATGTTACTCGTAAGTGGAATGATGCATGTACACATGTCCTTGTGGATGAATCCTCTCCATTGACACCTGAGCTTCTCGATGCAATCGTCACAAAGAAGACCATCATCTTGGGAAGCTGGTTCAAG gcaatcGCGGAAAAGAACATACACGCAGAGATTCCTTCTTGTACACA ATATATTCCAAACCTGACTCTTGATGGGATGGATATAAAGATGGTTGAGAACAAGCTCATGGAAAATTGCATAGAAGGCCATACTTTTATTCTGGGATCATCAGAAAAG TATAAATTTGGAGAGAAAATACAAGCGTTATTAGAATTAGCTGGAGCAAAATATCTCAATATCGAGGAGTATTGTGCTGACAGCGAG AATTCTGGAACTGGAGAGAATGACCAACAGATTCTTCTTGTTCCTGCAAAATCTCCTCTGGAATTCAGTAAGATACGTGCTCTAACTCCCTTGGCCAAGGTCACTGACGTGAAGCTGTTTGCTGCTATATTGTCTGGTCGCTTGGAAGCAGCTGCTATTGAACCACCTGCTT TCATAATTACATCCTCAGAGACAACGGATGAAACTATTGTGGCGGATTCTGACGTTGAAACTGATACTGCAATATCTGATCATACTGTTGGTGCTAGCAAGTCTGAGCATCATATTCAGCATATCTCAGACAATAAAGCAGAAGGCAAAGTTATAAGCGGTACGAATGCTGCAAATTTAGGAGAAGCAGAGGTCAACACTAGTATTCACGTGGACCTGGAGAAAGACAAAATTTCGGAATCCATGGAGGAAGATGTTCAGGTCATAGAGAAAACAGCAATTCCGAGGTTCAAAGCTGGAGGTGAGGATGTTCAGGTCATAAACAAGGTGCTGGAGGACGAGAACATTGACACTACCAGGGAAAAGACTTCTCATGCTGTTTTTGTAAACAAGGCGCTAAAGGACGAGAACTTGGGCACTAGTGGGGAAGAGACCTGTCATGTTATTTTTAGTCAAAATCTGATTGTCAAAAGGGTCCTTCGGCCAGCTCGTGCTGCATCAGCTAAAACTGGAGGCATTAACTTCAAACGATTTAAAAAG AGGGAAACCGTGTCTGGAAACAGCTTCAGGGCCCTGATTCCATTTGCACGAGAACCATACAG AGAGTCTGATCAGGAAAAGGGCACCTTAACTGATTTCATGAGAGAGGAGAAGCGGCGAAAACAAATGGAATCCATTGCAGAGGACCTCTTCAACAATCAGAAG CCAAAGAAGAAGGCAGCTGCAGGCAGTTCCATTCAGACCCTACTCACCTGTTGCCGATGA
- the LOC127301292 gene encoding E3 ubiquitin-protein ligase RING1-like has translation MSTPGAAYYASLARKQFFCYQCNRTVLIAASAAAAGELSCPECRGDFLEEVTVPAPTIIPFPFTFPASSPSRSSSSSTTAAPPSSDLSNFLTSFLDLQDGRRSRSRSGSGAASAAGTATPENEPDSFDPLTFFQNYIQGLVEGGANIQVLLDDASVNLSPGLGGGRAGGASFGDYFVGPGLEQLIEQLAENDPNRYGTPPAAKSALSTLPDVVVTDAMVAAAEGAECAVCKEDFSPGDGAKQMPCKHIYHADCIVPWLELHNSCPICRFELPTDDPDYEGNKAPSPQPAVGIAAVVPSGRSSSTAEEGRDDTARVVERRFNVSLPWPFGGLGGQTPQQDGGAGSSSQDSGSQDGGSNKN, from the coding sequence ATGTCGACTCCGGGCGCCGCCTACTACGCTTCCCTCGCGCGCAAGCAGTTCTTCTGCTACCAATGCAACCGCACCGTCCTCATCGCCGCCTCCGCGGCCGCCGCCGGTGAGCTCTCTTGTCCCGAGTGCCGCGGCGACTTCTTGGAGGAGGTCACCGTCCCCGCCCCCACCATCAtccccttccccttcaccttccccgccTCTTCCCCATCccgatcttcttcctcctccaccaccgccgcGCCCCCCTCCAGCGACCTCTCCAACTTCCTCACCAGCTTCCTCGACCTCCAGGATGGCCGCCGCTCCAGGTCCAGGAGCGGGAGCGGCGCTGCCTCCGCCGCCGGCACGGCCACTCCTGAGAACGAGCCTGACTCCTTTGACCCGCTCACCTTCTTCCAGAACTACATCCAGGGTCTCGTAGAGGGCGGCGCTAACATCCAGGTCCTCCTCGACGACGCCAGCGTCAACCTCTCCCCGGGCCTAGGCGGCGGCCGTGCCGGTGGCGCGAGCTTCGGGGACTACTTCGTCGGCCCAGGTCTGGAGCAACTCATCGAGCAGCTAGCTGAGAACGACCCCAACCGCTACGGCACACCGCCTGCTGCCAAGTCGGCCCTGTCCACGCTTCCTGACGTTGTCGTGACCGATGCCATGGTCGCGGCGGCGGAGGGTGCTGAGTGCGCTGTGTGCAAGGAAGATTTCTCACCTGGGGATGGGGCCAAGCAGATGCCCTGCAAGCACATATACCATGCCGACTGCATTGTCCCCTGGCTGGAGCTCCACAATTCCTGCCCCATTTGTCGCTTCGAGCTGCCAACTGATGATCCTGATTATGAGGGCAATAAGGCCCCAAGCCCACAGCCGGCTGTTGGTATCGCTGCCGTAGTTCCATCTGGGAGGAGCTCTAGTACCGCTGAGGAAGGAAGGGACGACACTGCAAGGGTGGTGGAAAGGAGGTTTAATGTGTCACTGCCGTGGCCGTTTGGTGGATTGGGAGGCCAAACACCACAGCAAGATGGGGGTGCTGGCAGTAGCTCACAGGACAGCGGCTCGCAGGATGGAGGCAGCAACAAGAATTGA